Proteins encoded in a region of the Coffea eugenioides isolate CCC68of chromosome 4, Ceug_1.0, whole genome shotgun sequence genome:
- the LOC113767363 gene encoding plant intracellular Ras-group-related LRR protein 7, which produces MGCCSSKRANSKASRVSRWRSTGIVALRDSKLKTFPDEVLDLDRSVRTLDLTHNRIVDIPVDISKLINLQRLMLADNLIERLPINLGKLQSLKVASLDKNRITTLPDELGQLVKLERLSVSENLLTSLPETIGSLRNLVLLNVSNNKLKSLPESIGSCFSLEELQANDNSIEEIPAPICNLVHLKSLCLDNNDLKQIPPNILRECRSLQNISLHNNPISMDQFQQMEGFQEFEVRRKKKFDKQIDSNVMIGSKGLDEGVDL; this is translated from the exons ATGGGATGTTGCAGCAGCAAAAGGGCGAATTCGAAAGCAAGCCGTGTTAGCCGCTGGCGTTCTACTGGCATTGTTGCCTTACGTGACTCCAAATTGAAG ACATTTCCAGATGAAGTTCTTGACCTCGACAGATCTGTGCGCACACTTGATTTAACACACAATAGAATAG TTGACATTCCAGTGGACATCAGCAAATTAATTAACTTGCAAAGACTG ATGTTGGCTGACAATCTGATTGAACGGTTACCTATCAACTTGGGAAAGCTTCAGTCCCTAAAAGTTGCATCACTTGATAAGAACAGGATTACCACCTTGCCAGATGAAT TAGGCCAATTGGTGAAACTCGAGCGCCTATCAGTCTCAGAAAATTTATTGACAAGCCTGCCAGAAACCATAGGAAGCTTGCGCAAC TTGGTGCTGTTGAATGTATCAAACAACAAGTTAAAGTCTCTGCCAGAATCAATTGGGAGTTGCTTCTCTCTTGAAGAACTGCAAGCAAATG ATAATTCTATTGAAGAAATTCCTGCTCCAATATGCAATCTTGTTCACCTCAAGTCACTCTGCCTGGACAATAACGATCTGAAACAG ATACCTCCAAATATATTAAGAGAATGCAGAAGTCTTCAAAATATTTCTCTCCATAATAATCCGATTTCGATGGACCAATTTCAACAG ATGGAAGGATTCCAAGAATTTGAAGTTCGGAGGAAAAAGAAGTTTGATAAGCAAATAGATTCAAATGTAATGATTGGTTCCAAAGGGCTTGATGAGGGTGTTGACCTCTGA